The window CTCGATAAGATCGGTCTCGTGGCCACGCTTCAGCGGAACCATCCATTCCGCCGGCTTCTTGGAATAGTCGATCTTGGTCCAGCTATCGCCGACCCTGACATAATAGGGCTGGAAGTCGTTGTGCATGAGCGAATGGTCGTACTTGATGCCGCGCTCCAGCAGCAGCTCGTTGCTGACGGTCGAGAATTCCCACCACGGTGCGACATAGCCGGTCGGACGCTTGCCGGAAAGCTGGGTGACCAGGTCGATACATTTGTCGAGCACCGCTGTTTCCTGTTCGCGGCTCATTTCGATCGGATTTTCATGGCTGTAACCGTGAATGCCAATCTCGTGACCCGCGTCCGCAACAGCTTGCATCTGCTCGGGAAAGGTTTCGATGGAATGGCCAGGGATAAACCAGGTGGTCTTGATACCGAGGCGCTTGAACAGTCTCAGCAGGCGCGGACTTCCCACCTCGCCGGCAAACAGGCCGCGGGAAATGTCGTCCGGCGAATCCTCGCCGCCATAGGAACCGAGCCAACCCGCGACGGCGTCGACGTCGACACCGAATCCGACGAGAATTTCTTTGGCCATGGGGAGCTTCCTCTCACAGTTGTTGCGGTCAGGTCCGCAGCTTCGAAAATCAGGGATGGGAGGATCGCGAGCGCAACCCGCTTCACGCCGCGATGACAGTCGCGTTGTGCGGCTGCCAGGCGATCCAGACATTGGACGACGGAACCAGATCCTCCCTTTGGTACTTGTCGACATGAGCCTCGAGCGTCACGCTGCCGCCTTCGCTCAAGGAGATTCCAATCTGCACCAGATGGCCCACCACATCGGCCCGCTCTATCACGCCGGACAGCACATTGCCCTGATACTCGGTCGCCAGCGCCTCACGGGACCCGCGCGTGGACGGGAATATGTCGAGCGACTCCGAGGGAATGACGATCTTCGCCGCCCGGCCGATCTCCGGCCGGTTGTTTGGCGCGCCGACGAAGGCGCCGAACCGCGTCGACAACGTCGCGCGGTCAGCTTCGATCTTGCTCAGCGCGCCATCGATGATGGTGTTGCGCCCGATAAACTGCGCCACGAACGGCGTCTGCGGCCGCGTGTACAATTGCAGCGGGCTCGATATCTGCTCGATCCGGCCCTGGTTCATCACCACGATGCGGTCCGACAACGTCAACGCTTCGGACTGCGCATGGGTGACGAACACGAAGGTGATGCCAAGATTGCGCTGCAGAAGCTTCAATTCGGCCTGGATCGCCTTGCGCAGGTTGGCGTCGAGCGCACCCAGCGGCTCGTCGAGCAGAAGAATGTCGGGTTCGACGACAAGCCCGCGCGCCAGCGCGATGCGTTGCCGCTGACCGCCGGACAATTTATGCGTCAGCGAGTTCGCAAGCCCGAACAGGCCGAGCTTGTCCAGGATGCGGTCGACCTTGGCGTCGCGCTCCGCCTTGGGCAGGCCTTTCACGTCAAGGCCGTACCTGACGTTTCCCCTGACCGTCATGTGAGGAAACAGCGCATAGTTTTGAAAGATCATCGACGTCGGCCGACGTTCCGGCGGAATGTCGTTGATCCGTCGTCCGCGGATCAGGATGTCACCGCTCGTGATATCTTCGAAGCCGGCGATCATGCGCAGCGTGGTGGTCTTGCCGCAGCCCGACGGGCCGAGAAAGCCGATGAACTCGCCCTTCTCGACGTTGAGATTGAAGTCGACGACTGCGGGAGCACCGTTGTCATAGACCTTGCCGACATTTTTCAGCTGGAGATCGAAAGCCACCGCCCTTGTACTCCCACTTGCGCTCACCTCACCGCACCAAACGTCGGGCCGGCTCGCACCGGCCCCTCGCGTCGCGCAGGCGATCACGCGCTCAGGAATTCGTCCCATTTCTGGATCACGAAATCATATTCGTCCGGCCATTGATGCCAGTAGGCGACATTGGCGGCGCGCGTCTCCAGCGACCCGCCGTCGCGCAGGTCACCCTCCTTGATGCCGTTCTCGCCTTTGCCCGCCCACGGCTTGCCCTCGTACCAGAAGGCATATTTTTCCGGCAGCATGACGTTCTTGATGTTGGTCGATGGCGAATAGTAGCCCTGCTCGGACACCGTGATCCCGGGCGGTCCCGACAGCCAATAATCGGCGTAGGCGTAGACGGCCTCCTTGTTCGGCGAGCCGACGATCAGCGAGGGGCCGATCGACCAGGCGCGATATCCTTCCTTTGGAACGGCGTATTTGGCGGGCTTGCCCTGCGCCTTGACCGCCATGACCGCGGGCTGCCAGGCATCGCAGACCACCATTTCGCCCGACGCCATCAGGTTGACCAGCTCGCCGAAATCACCCCACAACGCCCTGAACTGGCCATCCTTCTTTTTCGCGATGAGGAACTTCATCGCCTCCTCGATCTGCTTTTTCGAGGGATTGCCGGGATTCTTGACGTCGGACATGCCGAGCGTGTTCATCGCCATCACCGCCTGTCCCAGCGCAATCAGCGGATCGGTGTTCAGACCGGATTTGCCCTTCCATTTCTTGTCGAAGATCGCAGTCCAGGTGTTGGCTTCCTCGTCACTGAGCACCGTCGGGTTGTAACCGATGGAGTCATAGTTATAGACCGCGGGCACCATCCAGAGTTTGGCCTGGGCGTCGTCGGCCCAGATCTGGCCGGTGATCTGCGCCCTCTTGTCGAATTTCGGCGATGATTTCGTAAACGTGTCGCGGATATTCGCCCAGTTCTTGAGCGCGGTGGCGGGAACGGGCTCGATATTGTTGGTCTGCGTCACCGCGGGCAGGCGTTCGCCGATGGTTTCCCAGCAGTCGAAATCCTTCGAGCCGGACAGGATTTTGGTCTGCGCATCCGGGAAGGTCGCGGCCGTGCCCGATGTGCCTCCCACGCCGGACTTCGCCTTGAAGTCGGCCAGAATGCGATCCTGGACGGTGACGGATAGACCGATCGTGCGAAGCTGTTGCTTCGCGACATCGGCCGCCGCGGCATAAGCGGTCCGCGAGGACAGAAACGGTGTGCCTCCGCCAAGCGCGAGCGCCAGCGCGCCCGTCGTTCCCTGCAACAATTTGCGTCGTGACACTTCCAGCCTATCGACCATGACTCACACCCTCCATTTGAACGTCGGTCAATTTCACGCAAGCAATCGCCCCGCGCTCAATAGCGGCCCACCAGAAGGCCGCCATCGACCACCACGGTCTGGCCCGTCATGTAACGGGCCGCCGACGATGCAAGGAACAAAACGACGTCGGCGATGTCTTCGGGCTCGCCGATCCGCCCCATCGGAATGAATTCGCCGGCCTTTTGAGCGGCGGCCGGTCCGAGCGAATGCTGTTCGGACAAGAGTTGCGCGGTGCGGATATAGCCGGGCGCAATGCCGTTCACGCGGATGCCGCTTCGCGCAAGCTCAACCGCAAGCCCACGAATCAGGCCGACGACGCCCGCCTTGGCGGCGGAATAGTGCACATGCTCGTCCCAGCCATAGGCGATGCCCATGATCGAGGAAATGCAGACGATCGTGCCGGATTTGCGGGCCTTCATCGGAGGAAGCGCAGGCCGCAGCACGCGGATCATGCCCTTGAGATCGACATCGAACGTCTCATCCCACTTCTCATCGGTCAGATCGTCCAGCGGGACCTTACGCGCGATGCCCGCATTCGCGACGATGCAATCGAGCGCACCGAATTCGGCATTCAGGTCCGAGACAAGCCAATCGGCTTCGGCAGTCGAGCGGACATCGAGAAGACGGAACTGCGCCGAGCCGCCGGCGGCCACGATCTCGGCGGCGACCGCTCCCCCCTCCGCCGCCAGCACGTCGGTCGCGACCACATGGTAGCCGGCTTTGCCGAACGCATGGGCGGTGGCCCTGCCGATGCCGATCCCCGCGCCGGTGACAAGGACTGTCGGCTTCTTCGCGGTTGCGCCATCCATCACAGCATCACATCTCCGGAGTTGGGGCCCAGGGTCTGGCCGACGAACAGCGCGGCCTCGGACGAAGCAAGAAAGGAGACCGCGGCGGCAACTTCATCCGGCTCGCCGAACCGGCCGAGCGGCAGTTCCCGCGCCTTCGCCCTGCGCCAGTCCTCCGACAGGGCCATGACCAGCGGCGTATTGATTGGTCCGGGCGCCAGCGCGTTGACTCGCACGCCTTGCGCGCTCACCTCGCGGGCCAGTGCCTTGGTCATGCCCATGATTGCCGCCTTGGCCGCGCTGTAGTGAACGAGTTCAACGCCGCCGATCTGTCCAAGCTGCGAGGCGATATTGACAATGACGCCGTGCCGCCTTTCGAGCATGGGGCTGAGCACCGCGTGCGTGCAGAGAAAAGTGCCGCGCACATGGACCGCAAACATGCGGTCGAAATCCTGAGGCGTCAGATCGATGAATTTCGCTTGATGAACGAAACCCGCATTGTTCACCAGCACGCCGCAATCACCGAAAGCGGCGCGTGTACCCGCGACGATCGTCGCCACGTCTTCCTCGCGCGACACGTCGCCGGCGATCGCCTTGGCCGCATGACCCGCGGCGACGATCGCCTCGGCGACCGCTTGCGCACGCTCGCCGGACAGATCAGCAACCATCACCGCCATGCCGCCGGCGGCAAGCCGGTGCGCAACGGCGCGGCCGATGCCGGAACCAGCCCCCGTAACGATCGCAACTTCACCAGCCATCAGCTTTCCTCCTGGACGGCGACGCGCTTCGCGCGCCGTACCGAAAGCGCCATCAGGATCGCGTAAACAGCGAGCAGCGCGAACGAGAACAGCGTGGTCAGAACGCCGAAGGCGAAAATATTGGGATGAATCTCGAT is drawn from Bradyrhizobium prioriisuperbiae and contains these coding sequences:
- a CDS encoding glucose 1-dehydrogenase; this translates as MAGEVAIVTGAGSGIGRAVAHRLAAGGMAVMVADLSGERAQAVAEAIVAAGHAAKAIAGDVSREEDVATIVAGTRAAFGDCGVLVNNAGFVHQAKFIDLTPQDFDRMFAVHVRGTFLCTHAVLSPMLERRHGVIVNIASQLGQIGGVELVHYSAAKAAIMGMTKALAREVSAQGVRVNALAPGPINTPLVMALSEDWRRAKARELPLGRFGEPDEVAAAVSFLASSEAALFVGQTLGPNSGDVML
- a CDS encoding polysaccharide deacetylase codes for the protein MAKEILVGFGVDVDAVAGWLGSYGGEDSPDDISRGLFAGEVGSPRLLRLFKRLGIKTTWFIPGHSIETFPEQMQAVADAGHEIGIHGYSHENPIEMSREQETAVLDKCIDLVTQLSGKRPTGYVAPWWEFSTVSNELLLERGIKYDHSLMHNDFQPYYVRVGDSWTKIDYSKKPAEWMVPLKRGHETDLIEIPANWYLDDLPPMMFIKKSPNSHGFVNPRHLEEIWRDQFDWVYREYDYAVFPMTIHPDVSGRPQVLLMLERLYNHIASHPGVKFVTMNEMADDFARRFPRKK
- a CDS encoding ABC transporter ATP-binding protein, with the translated sequence MAFDLQLKNVGKVYDNGAPAVVDFNLNVEKGEFIGFLGPSGCGKTTTLRMIAGFEDITSGDILIRGRRINDIPPERRPTSMIFQNYALFPHMTVRGNVRYGLDVKGLPKAERDAKVDRILDKLGLFGLANSLTHKLSGGQRQRIALARGLVVEPDILLLDEPLGALDANLRKAIQAELKLLQRNLGITFVFVTHAQSEALTLSDRIVVMNQGRIEQISSPLQLYTRPQTPFVAQFIGRNTIIDGALSKIEADRATLSTRFGAFVGAPNNRPEIGRAAKIVIPSESLDIFPSTRGSREALATEYQGNVLSGVIERADVVGHLVQIGISLSEGGSVTLEAHVDKYQREDLVPSSNVWIAWQPHNATVIAA
- a CDS encoding ABC transporter substrate-binding protein, giving the protein MVDRLEVSRRKLLQGTTGALALALGGGTPFLSSRTAYAAAADVAKQQLRTIGLSVTVQDRILADFKAKSGVGGTSGTAATFPDAQTKILSGSKDFDCWETIGERLPAVTQTNNIEPVPATALKNWANIRDTFTKSSPKFDKRAQITGQIWADDAQAKLWMVPAVYNYDSIGYNPTVLSDEEANTWTAIFDKKWKGKSGLNTDPLIALGQAVMAMNTLGMSDVKNPGNPSKKQIEEAMKFLIAKKKDGQFRALWGDFGELVNLMASGEMVVCDAWQPAVMAVKAQGKPAKYAVPKEGYRAWSIGPSLIVGSPNKEAVYAYADYWLSGPPGITVSEQGYYSPSTNIKNVMLPEKYAFWYEGKPWAGKGENGIKEGDLRDGGSLETRAANVAYWHQWPDEYDFVIQKWDEFLSA
- a CDS encoding SDR family NAD(P)-dependent oxidoreductase; the encoded protein is MDGATAKKPTVLVTGAGIGIGRATAHAFGKAGYHVVATDVLAAEGGAVAAEIVAAGGSAQFRLLDVRSTAEADWLVSDLNAEFGALDCIVANAGIARKVPLDDLTDEKWDETFDVDLKGMIRVLRPALPPMKARKSGTIVCISSIMGIAYGWDEHVHYSAAKAGVVGLIRGLAVELARSGIRVNGIAPGYIRTAQLLSEQHSLGPAAAQKAGEFIPMGRIGEPEDIADVVLFLASSAARYMTGQTVVVDGGLLVGRY